The segment cactcactcactcactcactcactcactcactcactcactcactcactcactcactcactcactcactcactcactcactcactcactcactcactcactcactcactcactcactcactcactcactcactcactcactcactcactcactcactcactcactcacttactcctatCGTCAGAAAACAATACTCTCCGAAACAGAGAGACGAATGTTATCTGTGAACTTTGTTTTGTGAACAAGACTATGAATGCATTATTGGGTGATACCAGTCCTGTGAGTGCACGCTGATCAATACGCCTCCAGCAACCACACAGTTCGAAGACCTCACATAATTGAACATTTCGACAAACGCTCAAATATTCACAACTGAACACAACACAGGAATGTCTATATACTTTTCAATGAAGGAGTAGACAATAACTATTTCGTTGCACATGTTCATGTTGAAAATCCATCGTTTTCTGGATTCGACAAACGCTCAAATATTCACAACTGAACACAACACAGGAATGTCTATATACTTTTCAATGAAGGAGAAGACAATAACTATTTCGTTGCACATGTTCATGTTGAAAATCCATCGTTTTCTGGATTCAATATGTTTCagataatgaatatttcatgtacatttaCAGTTATATTCCTTatgatgaaaaacattgtaCTTGTACCACCTAGAAGAATTTATATACACCAGTGACACTTATTAGTACAACTTTGTTGAGTTCCAGTGTGCTGCTACGTGTTTTGTGTCACGTTGCGTTAGCATTTCtaatttatacattgtatcatGATGCGTGGTTTTAGCTTAATCGAACATTATACACATCGATAAACATGCTGTCAGTTCATAGTCCATGAATACATCTCTAATCGCTACTTATACGAGTTGTCATCAACTTTATGAAATGTGTGTGGAAACCACAGCTTcattaaaacaaatacaatgaatttgatactgaaatgaatcaATGTCTATCTTAAGGACACAGAGGACAAACCGACAACATAGTATAGCGTACATTCCAGTCAAGAATGTAGTCAGTGTGCATTCCATTTGAGCGTTTAATCCTTTGGAGCTGGAATGACACCAACGGCATTATGTACTCAGTCCttaatgtttttttattaaTCTGTGCGAAAAGAGTGTCTGCAAATGTACTGTCATTGTTCGAGAGAGGACGTCACCATCACTTCGAGAAAAAGGAGGCAAATGAACGGATACCCACACCCAATGATCTTTATTTATATACACTTATTTTCATGATCATCTGATCCAGTTCGTCATGGTAAACACTAAGtgcaaaagaaagaaaaagacatACTCTGTTTCTTTTATACTCAGGAATGATTTTTTTATCGTAAATACAACGATCAATTCAAAGGAAGGCAACCATTATTGTACATATTAAGAGACAGCTCATTTCCATTAACAGTTTTGAGATTTTGACAATGTATTGTATATAATGTTAGTCATCTATGGCGCTTTGCAGGGATCCACCTCTTTTCAGAAACACGGTCATGATTCGAATCCCTGGTTATGGGTGTGTACTTTCATTCTGTCCTCTGTGACTGTTAAGAATATGATGGCCCGATTCTCCCCATCACAACACTGTAACTATATTGTATAAATTGTATAAAACCGCGGCAGCTACAATAGATGTGTACAAATGCACTTACAAACATTTTTCATCATATAATAAACTCAAGATGCTGTCCTTTCGTTAAGACGTTTATAGTTTTACATTCGAGGGAACAAGTTTGGCTGTAACGAGGACAACGGACGACACGTATCCCGGCAGTTCATGATTAGAGAAGAAAACACGGATTATATTGGCCGTGGTTAACAGAGAGTTAGGGACATCGAATTCCCAGACCTCCCACCAGGTGTCATTGTCAAACTTGTCGGAATCATACAGCTTATAAAAGGAACCAAGAGAGTGGCCGTTAAAGGTAACAGCTGCTaagttgtttgtttcattgacGGGGAGACTAGTCGAAACTCGCAATTTAGCAGAGTAAAAAACACCTTTTGGTAGGGATATGGTGGTTGTAGGGACGCTATTCTGAATCGGTATAACCATATCAGCTCCGTAGTATGTGGTTTCATTAACAGTAACTTTAGGTTGTTGGTCTGACGGAGTCTTGAATGTAAAACGACATGTTGCCTCGGGAGGAAGTTCAACCATTCCTTGAGTTTTCCCAATGTCAAAGGGTTCATTAAAGGTCATAACTGGATTCCAGTTGTCCTTGATTGTGATGCAGGTAGCTTCTCCTGTGGTTGGTTTGATCCAGTCATCTTGGAAATGTAGTTTGATGGTTTGTGACATTTGAGAATAGCTGTGAAGGAGAATGACTGTTTCGTTATTGGAAGGACTGGACATTGCTAGTGGAGACACTGTGCGTTCCTGTCCGTCACATTGGCTGACAGTTCTGATGAAGGAGTACTCGGCGGTGAAATTGTACCAAAACTCAAAAACGTCCACAATACGAGTTGGCTTTCCTTGACGATTAAAAAGTGACCAGTTGAGGCTGTCATGCTCAGGAGATTGTTCATTGGACAAAAGAAACACCACTCCTCTATCTACGTATTCCCTGAGGCTCAGTTGGGTGAATCGATGAGCATTTGCTTGGTATATTGTCGAAAAGTCCACAATTCCCGATGGAGCGTATTTATCAATTCCTTCCACAGGCCCGCGGCCATATTCACTAATAACAAGGGGTACAATTTTCCCTTGCTTCTGACAGGCGTAGTTCTCAACAAGGTCAACAAATGCCACTAGACGGGCTTCATTCATACCAGAAAACCGATGTGATTTCCCTGAAACTACAAGTGTGTTGTAGGAATGGAAGGAAAATGTGTCCAAATAGGCTAAAGTAACATCCATAAAGCTTGCTACTTGATTCCAGTACGAAAAATGATGTACGTCTGATTTCTGAGTATAACCGTCGAGGGTGGGTCCAGAAACTTTGATGTTAAATTTGGCATGGAGTTTCTCTGCAACTGACTTGTGAAAGAGGGAAACCGTCGTGAAGTTCAAGATCTGCCATTGAGAATCCGGTTCATTAATGACCTCGAAGTATGGTGGGATCTGTCCGCGGGTGTAGTCATAAACCCCCTCCATCATCAACAGGATGAATTCAGAAGCAGCATCGATGTTGTTGGGGAACTGACCATGATGCTGAGACTGATCCATCCATGTCGGCCAGAAGATACCTGAAACATGTTAGAAATAACTTCTATGTGTGAGTTATAGAATCAGGGAAAGCTGTGTGATTACGGTTTGAGCTTTCAAGGCCAAAGTGAAGCTTTGGAAAAACTTTATGATCCACATATGgaagaaatttcaaaattagaAGTGGTTGCAAAACTGATACCTAATGCAATTCCCTACCTTTTACCACACGTTCCTGAACAACTGACTAGCCTTTACATGTGTTCATGATGGGTGTCACCGATGTTGCAGGATACACGAACCTCTCCCCGAAAACCGGTATCAAATACGGAATAGAACGATTAACTCTGCTTTCAGCACAGTTTTCGGTGTGCTGGTCTTTTGTCACTTATGTTAACACGTGGACATAAGTAACAGCTCATATCACAGCAGGATCTTATCCTACTGTGTTTTGAAATTGTCAGGTTGTCAAACTCTGACTTGTATTCTGCTGAATTGTCGAACTTTCAGTTATTTCCTGTTGTAGGTTGGAGCGTAAAATTTCAAAACAGTATATTTACGTTCAGCGAAGTGAGCGATATAGCCTATTGGGTAAAACCTTGTCAGGGCGACAAATCGGGGTTGATTCCATATaaggttacagtgtgtgaagattATTTTTCTGGTGACCCCAACCATACAACTGTTGGAATTGTCCCAACTTTAACTGCCTGGATGAACACAATAACACGAAAGTCATTTGGAACGCGACCTGAGATATATTAAGTATTACATTACTCTGCTCAACGTAGCGAATGCAGcaaataatatacatttatCCCGCTTTTACATACTGACAACCAGACAGGTTTCGATCATGTAACCAACTGCACTCAAGttacatatttatttctatGACTGACAGATTGACAGatcgacaaaaccctttccacgaAAGCAGAGTCGATTTACAATTCTGACAATATCATGAATACATATCTATTTCAGCAGGACTACAGCTGCACTATGTGGCTTGTAAACAATCGCTTAAACGGAATTTCCATGCTTATAAAGACGTTGccaaataaatatgtataaaacaatataaattATCTGCATGAATCCCTGCATAATGGTATGCCAGCTGGAAAATCTCCCAAAATATGTAAGAAAATTTCAGACGAGACATGATAAATGTCCcattgtttgtgtgagtgagtgagttgagttttctgccgcactcagcaatattccagctatatggtggcggtctgtaaataatcgagtctgaaccagacaatccagtgatcaacaacatgagcatcgatctgcgcaattgggaaccgatgacatgtgtcaatcaagtcagcgagcctgaccacccgatcccgttagtcgcctcttacgacaagatgagtcgccttctatggcaagtatgggttgctgaaggcttattctaccccgcgaccttcacgcccccccccccccccccccccttgtTTGACGCAGTTGTCATGGTGTATCTGACGTAATTGAATGCATTCTAGGCTTCATAAGGCTTGGCGGTGTACCGATGAGAGACAAAGTTGTGATAATGGTCCAACACTGAACGGATACAGTTTTAGATTGTTGGCAGGAACCAGTTCATCCTAACGAGTTAAGGTGTTGGAGTCATTTTCTGGCACTAAACAGCTGAATAGCTGAAACAGTATGTTTGACTTCAATTCCATCGAGAATCAAGATTCTTTCATGACAGGCGCTACGTACTGTGCTCAGTAATATTCGATCTGTTTTAAAGCTTTAAAGAACAACCCCTCGCccgaacaatccagtgactgagcCAACTTCTCGTGATGATAATGCCTGACCAAGAGATCGTTCTTGCCGCTTCGTACAGTTCAATCATCACAACTTGCTTGGTAGTAATTGAGCGAGTATGTATAGTCACAGAAATACGGTGtataaaatattgataacagattaaactgaaataatatACAATCTGTCGACAAAGGTCAGTTGCACCATCGGAGatgaaaattaaaaaatagcACGTAACTTAATGTTGTATCACTTTTCAGAATAGTACAACAAGGCTATAgataactgaaggtagatatCAACGCTTGAGGGCAGGAAATTTGAACGTCACAATGTTACCTTTCATCACCATGATCATTTCATTCTTGTAACCACTGTTGATGTTGGCCAGGTAGTTGGAGAACAGTTCTTGTTGCTTAGTAACATTCTTCAGGTAGTTGGGGTCAGGGTAACCACCACGGTTTGGGTCCTCAGGCCACTGTTTTATGAATACGCATAGAATACCATGGCTGAATGACTGAATATAATAATctgttattttgaaaataaacgtTAGTAAATATTACTGAAGGCAATGACCAGTTACTGAATTATATCAAGGAAAACAATGGCCTACTTCAACCATTCTAAATTAGGCTGGAGGTGTTATAAAACGTTGGTTTCAAACACATAAATTcatatatgaaaataataaaaaccaTCCAATCCTAATCTCGGGATCAAAGGCATTTGAGAAACCGTTACATAGCTAGTACAATATCTACTATAATCAATGTCAGTCTGAcctttttatttttaaataactGGCAGCCTGGCTATTAGGGACCATGTTTAAAGTAATTGTCTCAATATGTCTTTCTCAAATCAAGATTTTCTAATACAGGCTCTAAGTGCAATTCAGACGGTATTGTAcagtgatattttctttaatgaATAAATGTACGAAAAGTCTCACGTCTTGGAAGAGACGATCATTTAAATCTCTGTTCATCCAGCGCCCACTGTCTGTCCGAATGCTTCGACAACTTTGTATAAGAAAATCCTGTTCCAGACCATTGTGTTTGCTCCATCTGTCTCGATCATAGTGGATATGACCTCCCTTTGCCAACCACTGAGGATAGATCGTCACAGTTGTGTTACTGGACGCTTCATCTATTGACAATGCTAAAAGGAAAATGGCAAGTGTACAAATCATTGTCACTCGTGTCCCCGGAGACGGAATATGTGTTCTTCTATGAAGCGACCCACCACGAGTAATATATTATAAAACGTAACCATTGCTTATCAGTGGCCCTGAAAATAATCACAATAAGCGTTCTAGAAACCAATATATGATAACCAAAGACCGAATTTCACTTTCCAGGTTGGGCTGCAAGGTGCTGTTCATCGAGGACGTAACTGTACAAAGACAACTACTGGATAGTCAAGGCAGATGtgttttatttctttcaaaagCTTTGCTAAATGTTTAATATCGAGTTTCATATTGCCGGTATTGTATTGCTTCACGATATCAGAAATATGTAGAAAAGCCAGATGTGTGTTGGCATATGGCATGTGATTTTCACAGTTAAAAGCATTTGGCTTTTGAACACCAAGGGTGCTTCCGAGACTTATTTGTTAAATGTTAACCACGCAAAAAGCTGACGTGCAGCTATTGGAGAAATTTGTACTAATCTCCAGTAATTCGTGCACGTGAAAACAATCGTTGTGTTGCTAAAATATAGTAAATCACCCCAATACAAAGCATTCCAAAATATTAATAGAAATAAACGCTTCAGGTGAATTACCCTGTTCATTATGAATATTGCTGTGTCAACAATCCAAAAGTAATAATGGAAaatacatgtcaaacaatgcTTCGTGTGAGCTCCTATTGACagtgtgtgttaatgtgagAGAACGGAAATGAAAAACACGAGCATTGTTccatatgtgtgtacatataggcTTAGGGCATTTATTTGTATGGAATATGCAAggatatttacatgttttcgACCATATTCTTACTATCTTGAATTTTTCATACCCTTGTGAGTGCTGTTTATTTTAGCAGCACAGTGATTGTCACATATCCATGTGTATATGGCACTGGACTGATAACACGGCCGAAGAAGAAAAGCATGATTTGAGAGAACATATACATGTCTGGAGGGAACTGGAATTAGCAATCTAATTTACAGACTTTGATATTAAACACAAACATGTAGGTGATCTATGACAGAAATAGGACATGATATCATCCATGATCGTCTAACGcacaataatttcaaaatatgtatgtatgtattcggCTTTCAAATTAATGCATAAGGTGACCAACATATTCCGTGGCCTTGACTCTCCAACTCTCCAGATGTCTTGGAACACTTATGTCTTGCGTGAACAGTATAGCAATGGCGCCTAGAAATATTGGTTTCATGAACGTGTGTAGGTCAGTGATAAGGAACGATTATGCGTGTATGCTATAAATTACTCATGGTGACAGTACAACGCTTATATTATTTCTACTAAAAATCTACTTCTTCTAAAAAATCGAACGCTTAAAATCGTTAGAATTGTCTTTTAGAGTTTTGGggaccctctcaggaggacccAACATGTTCTCAAATGTCACAGGCCATCAAGCTACATTTCCAAGACGACTGGATGAAATCAGCCACAGGAGAAGCTACCTGCATCACAATCAAGGACAACTGAAATCCAGTTATGACCTTTAATGAACCCTTTGACATTGAGAAAACTAAAGGAGTGGTTGAACTTCCTCCCGAGGCAACATGTCGCTTTACATTCAAGACCCCCTCAGACCCACAACCTTGGACATTGCTAGCGCAGACACCGTGCGTTCCTGTCCATCAAATTTGCTGGCAGTTCCGATGAAGGAGTACTCCTATGTGAAATGGTACCTACACTCAAAACGTCATATGAGAATACCTTTTATGAGGACATTTGGAAAGAAAACCAGTGCAACATTGTCGTGGCGAAGAGTCGCCGTTTGGATATGGCATTTGGTCTATACTCCGACATCACAGGTTTGACTCCCGACGTATATGTAGACGCCAGGGGTAATACTAATTTATTTCCTTAGACAGTGATATACTAACGACTTCCTATATAAGCACACATTGTATCTTAAATGACAATCTAATCTTGACTGTCTTTAGTAGTACATCGTCTGTCAAAGCACGAATGTGAGAAAATTGGACATCATGACATCACCAAAACAAATCGTATTCATTCGACAACACACACTAGGTATCTAACACCTGGTAGGTAGTATGTAATAGTCGTGGTTGTGCAGTGTTTTATTGTATATCCTATTTTGATCGACTGTAAACAAGACAACCACATTTACATAGGTTGTTCGGAGCATGTTGCATGTAATACGATACCCATATGATTAAATAATTAACAGTTCTACGCGAGACGTCTACGGCTGCTGCAGCAGCAGCTTTTAGAACTGTCTTTATGCTACATTTGCGATGTTAGCATCGGTGGATGATCCAGCGTTGAGTATCACATTTTAAAGATGCaattgaaagttaaaaatataacTTACTCTAAATCAAACGTTTGCTCAGAAACACCTTTCTCAGCATGCTGACTGCGAAATAAGCCTAGGGCTGATTTAAGACACATGTGTATCTACAGGCGCAATAACTCCTTCAACAGTAACTCATTAAGGGAACACAACATCAGGCATCGACGACCTGCTGTTCGTCCAGTTTTGGTCCAACGTTACCGACAGGTCGTGTCTGGTGTAGACAGCTACGGTACAGGAGATAATATCAGAAGGGTGTTCTGTTCACTGACGAGTCGAGATTTCATCTGGAGAGTTCAGATGTCACGGGAAGGGTTTGCAAACGGTGAGGTGAACGATATACTGACGTAAGCCTTGTTCATCGTCTGGCAATATGCCTGAAACTTCTGCTTTTCTAGTAAATAAAGTTGTATTTATCTCTAGATACTATGAACGAGCTCGAAACAACAGAAAATTCGACATGTcgtgtacacacacatacaaacacacacacgcacacacacacacacacacaaacacaaacacacgcatacatacatacatacatacatacatacatacatacatacatacatacatacatacatacatacatacatacatacatacatacacgtgcGCAcgttacatacatacacacccaCGTGCGCACGTACTTGATGGGCCAGTCTCCTGAACACATGTGCTAGTTTATTACCACTTCCAGACGAGACAAGCAAAGCCCCATTGGCTAACCCAAGGGTGTAACCAGTCTTATATTGACTATAAAGACTCAAAGAGGGAGTTTCGACAGATGCGAAAAGCTGAGCGAAGGTGGAATAGGGAGAAGTATGTTGAAATTAACACAGCTAGTGAAGTTGATATTGTCTGGTTTTACAGAACTGTTAAGAAACAGAGAAGGGGGGTTGCGTCAAATGTACAGTGCAAAATTAagtataaagataaatgtgcCTCTGCTCCCTTGGAAGTATGCGACCTGTGGTCGGAGAATTACTGTGACCTACTTTCGCCATATGAAAGCAACAACTTCGATGCTGACCATTTTCATTCTATAAACAATGCTGTGGCGGAGATAGAACGTTCTGATGTCCCATCGTGTGACCCAAAGAAAAGGGCGTTTCTATATATGACATTGAAACTGTAGTAAAATCGCTAAAGATGAAGAAAGCACCTGGACCAGACCTTATTACTAATGAACATATCCGatttgctggtttctgtctgtATGATCACCTGGTCCACCTATTTAACCTCATAATTGAGGTGTGCTACATACCCAAGTCTATGTGGATAGGCACTATTCTTCCGCTATATAAAGGTAACAACAAAGACAAGACTGACCCGGCAGGTTAAAGGGGGATCACATTAACCTCAGCCTTCCGTTAAACTGTTTGAAAAGACATTTTTGGACAAAGCTGTAGATCATGTACATTTAACCAATCctgaatttccaaacaaacTTCATTGTGGATTTAGGAAAGGACACAGTGCAACCACAGCTGTCCGTATACTGAAAGAGACGATCGCGTATTACACGGAGAGAAAGGCATTCAACAAGATTTGGCATTTGGTTGTTGTTCAAACTGTTTGATATAGAAGCTACCGGACGGGCGTGACACTTGATTAGACACTCTTACAAAGAAGCGTCTGCTTGTGTACAATATAACTGCATGACGAGTCGTGTTTCCTAATCAGACAGGGAGTGAGGTAAGGAAGGGTATTATCTGCTTGGATGTTCCTCCTTCACATCAACGATCTGATCACAAACTCAAACGAGGAGCGTTGACTGGACAACATAGTGCACCTTCAGTGGTGTTAGCTGATGACACCACCCCGATCAGTACAACAAATCATGGACTGCAGGCTTCACtgaacattgtaaaccaaaagttactgtgttctgtaatctgattggttgaaaaacatgattaaatggtattagattcccggaaactgaaagactattcaccgcgtattgacacgtaaacaagtgttttgttgtgtcatcaacagtggtgacgtcattcaaatcatattgtgacgtaaagttagaatgacgccacaaatgagcaactccagatgctaccatgagaaccagctgaaacggccagctgatgacacttcactgctgtgtccgtattcgatgtaaacacAGTGCACACAGTAAAAACCCTTtcgtttacttttgtgtttacaatgtcgataaacatcatgtgttggccaatttccgggtgttattgagtatttgaagcacgggaatgcatttggaaccgacggcgtcagccggaggtttcaaatgaaatatgtttatctcctaattgtgcATGATTATTCGTGCTTGTGGGGGCTGTCCCACAACCCAGCTAAAAGTTGCGTTCTTGTGTTCAAGGGCGGTGAGAAGGATATCTGGCTAACCTTACTTTAAACTGAATGACATTCACGTGTCTGTAAAACATAGTACAAgctacttctacttcttctGCTAGAAGGATAATAGCATCTCTCAAAGATTTTGGTCTTGGGGCAGGAGGGTTGAATCCAGTGGTCTGTTCTAAAAGTTGGAAACGTATTTATCTCAGCAAGTGCCCTTTATTCATGCGAACTGTGGGCTAACATCACAAGACAAGAAATAGAAGATTTAGAAAGATTGCAAAGATACTTTGCAAGAATAATTCAAGGATTCAATGTGCAATCTccaactgctgctactacacaAATTCTCGGATTCTGCAGCATGGAGGCCGTTATTGATAAAAAGAAATTGAGTCACTTCGGCAGAATATGTCGCGCAAGCTCAACACAAATGATTAAGCTACTGTTTTATTTCGGATGTGGACAGTTTGTAAGTGGTACGTATCTTCAATAAAAACTGTTATTCATGACTTGAATCCAGTCCACTGATACGGGATTCTTTCCATCGAAATGTGTGGAAAACTATAAAACTATAAACTATAAAGCAGTGTTTACCAGAGAGACATCAGTGTGGAGACAGCAGACATACAACGGTTTAAAGCTATACACACGAACCTCTCGTCCCACAGATTGTGAAACATGTGTTTACTGTTTGACCTGTACAGTAGGCCTTTATACGCCCTAGTGACATATGATATAGTGCAGCACCAGTTGTTATACTGCAATAAACTGTTCAGGAACAGAAATAACATTTATGAACGGTTGTTCGATACGTTGCGACGAGAGACATGCATCAATCTATCGTAGAGAACATTGACATCAACATATGataaatgacaaaacaaaacatttctaaTGTTTTCGTCCTCTGATGGGCCAGTCTGCTGAACACACGTGCTAGTTTATCCAACTACGTCGATGCTGCTGCAGAGTTCATGGTGCTGCTGGTGCAATGAATCTATGATTACACAGTAGACAGAATCCCACCTTACTTCGAATCCATTAATGGACCCTTTTCTCATTGCAAGGTACTGAACTCTAACACCGTCTCCATCTTCCATACAATGGCGACTGAGAAACTCCATGCTAGATTTAGCATCAACGTAGCTGGGTCTACATTCACAGGGTATTCCGGAGTAATGGATAAATACGACTTTTCCTTTTGGAGTAAAGTGACACTTATTATTTAGATTATTTAGATGCGATTGTATTCCATTGGTCTCAGGCAAATCACGTACTGCCTCAGGCAAACCTCCACCATCTTCACTGTTTCTATAAGCTGTATGGTTCTGAAAAGCTTGCCAGCACTACCAGTTGGCAGGTTTAGGAGCTCTATGTCCCTCCATGTTTGTCTCTGGCGCTAAACAGGTACAGATCCACTTCTCAAACAGCATGACTACAGGATATGTTTCTTCAGTTGCTCTTGTCACAGGCAAACTTGTCTAGACAGAGCTAAGTCAGAAAAATTGCAATGATTATAAAACATTCTTCTACATACGTGCGACCGTTCACATCAATTTGCTACTGTAAAGTTAACCTATTTTAACCACTCCGAGTATTTGTTGGTGTCAGTCAAAGTAATTATGATCTGTAATGAAGACTCTGAAAGAGACAAGCCGATAATCGAGTTCATGGGTAACACTTACTACTGGATAAATTGACAAGTGACAAGTAAAACCTGCCTTGGACACTATTTATACAGATAAAACAGCGAAGTATTGCTGAGGGTTATTCGAGAAAAAAGTATCTTATTACAGTGCAAGAATATAGTATATAGTGGGAAATATATGGGTGAATAAAGAGAACATTGGTCGTGTTTTACTTTGAAAACCTGAACAGACATACTATACAATAACATGGTTGTTATATCCTCAGTTGCTAAGAAATGTGCTTTTCGTTACGAGAGTGTGACCTGAAACTAGCACAGTGGTCGAGAAGACAAAACTCTAGATATTCGAATTGGAGATTAGGCAATGTTATCGCCAAGTCCAAgcaaaaatatatatgtcaaaaCCAATTGATGATAACGCCATTTAAAATAGTCACAATGACCTAAAATATTCAAGTCAGAAATCACGTGATCATAGAGCCCTTGACAACAATCTGATATGTGAAATGTCACACAATAGAAAGATAAGAAATTACTATAAAGTGAAGATAAACAGCTGCTCGTGGCTTACACCAGAAGAGGTAAGTGTATTAAAAAACACGCTGAATTTGAATTATCCTTTATGTGAGCATACACGTTGCCTTGTGAATGACAGATGCATGTGAGAGTTTCAAGAATAGTGTTTCTTGTTTGAGTTTCACGTTCCACCTACATGAGAACAGGCTTTAAATGCTCAACAGATCAACAGATCAACCAGATGGTCTGTTGTAGATGAGATGTGTAATGGTGCAAATGTCATCTTAATGTGAGAGAAATataactgaagatcagttaaGACTTTGGAACAAAATACGAATGGAGTAGTTGATCTGCCCTCTCATACgggtaagtttagttttacgccgcactcagcaacattccagctatatggtggcggtctgtaaataatcgagtctggatcagacaacccagt is part of the Haliotis asinina isolate JCU_RB_2024 chromosome 6, JCU_Hal_asi_v2, whole genome shotgun sequence genome and harbors:
- the LOC137287809 gene encoding beta-porphyranase A-like — encoded protein: MICTLAIFLLALSIDEASSNTTVTIYPQWLAKGGHIHYDRDRWSKHNGLEQDFLIQSCRSIRTDSGRWMNRDLNDRLFQDWPEDPNRGGYPDPNYLKNVTKQQELFSNYLANINSGYKNEMIMVMKGIFWPTWMDQSQHHGQFPNNIDAASEFILLMMEGVYDYTRGQIPPYFEVINEPDSQWQILNFTTVSLFHKSVAEKLHAKFNIKVSGPTLDGYTQKSDVHHFSYWNQVASFMDVTLAYLDTFSFHSYNTLVVSGKSHRFSGMNEARLVAFVDLVENYACQKQGKIVPLVISEYGRGPVEGIDKYAPSGIVDFSTIYQANAHRFTQLSLREYVDRGVVFLLSNEQSPEHDSLNWSLFNRQGKPTRIVDVFEFWYNFTAEYSFIRTVSQCDGQERTVSPLAMSSPSNNETVILLHSYSQMSQTIKLHFQDDWIKPTTGEATCITIKDNWNPVMTFNEPFDIGKTQGMVELPPEATCRFTFKTPSDQQPKVTVNETTYYGADMVIPIQNSVPTTTISLPKGVFYSAKLRVSTSLPVNETNNLAAVTFNGHSLGSFYKLYDSDKFDNDTWWEVWEFDVPNSLLTTANIIRVFFSNHELPGYVSSVVLVTAKLVPSNVKL